The genomic interval GTGTTGGCTGTGACTCTTTTTCACTTGTGCACTTACGGAAACCCACTAATTTAGAGATAGAGCTGACTGTGAGgaaacttattttaaatacCAAGTCTACCAAAAGTACATATTTCAACATCTGCTCGCATGACACTTGAATTTAAATGACTGGTTGTTTAAAGATTCCCATAGTTCTTTTCAACAGAACTAAGATGCAATCTTGATTGAAACTAAAAAAACGAGCTTTCTCATTCTCGCATTGATGTAATTAGGGTCACAGGCTATTTCAcaacacataacacataaacatttgctaaaagaaatggcacattttttttttatactacaTTCATGAAGAGTTGAATTCACTAGCAAGTAGAAAAAggaaatgcactgtgaatgcagTAGGTAAAATACGTACACTGTTGACATGTAGCATGTGTCGGCGACAGTGATTCTGTTACTTTAAACAAACGTAAAGGCTGTTCTGTAAAAATGAACTGTAATAGATTTGTGAAATTAACACCGCTACACTTGACAGTTTTTTCCTGTTGTGAAATGTTTCCTGTTGTGGCACAAACACGCCACTGTTCTATGAGAAATAGTGATGAAAACTCACTTCACAAGGTGCCTTTAACTGGACATTACAGACTTTGGGATCTAGTGTTTTGCATCTGACTCCAAGCAGGGAttcatttcagtgtttatttttgagcGTGGTAGTGTGTCGTCCTGAGAATTCCTCTTCCTCCCACTCGCCTCCTCAAACTTGGACCCATTTCTGCATACTAAAATCATTGTCACCCACCCTGCGCCtcgctttctttctctccctcacacataaaagcacaaatgaGTAACCTTATTCTTGTCATGCCTGCAGTTTGCCACATTGTACGTaggctgaaataaatgtttaactaAATTACACGGTCACCTTAAGATTTAGCATTCACGCTTGTGTAATCCCCTGCTTTAGGCAAGAGATAGTGAGTGAAGAATGGATtcacctcttttttcttttttctcagaCTGTGGTTACTGCTCTTGTAAAAAGCCTCCCACTCTTGAAAATATATGTCAGATCCTCTGCAGAAGATGAATCCGTGTGCACCATGGTACTGGCCTGCAATTTCTCAAGTTTAGTATGAAGGAGAACATTACAGTATAGGAtagctgaaaaacattttactataCTAATCATTAAATAGTTCCCAATTGATACTATTAACCTAATAGTATTAATAGAAACGTTGCATGTAGAGAGCTGTCGCTTTCCTGGAAAATCAGTATATACAGTGTATCCTGGGttattgttttaacattttacttttttgtctaGAATTATTAGCAAAACcttaaaaaaggttaaaaggtTGAATACACAAAAGGTAGCATTGTTGTGGGCAAGTAATATAAAATAGGATTCAGTAACATACCATATGCACAATGGCTGAAATTTTTCTTCCTCTATCCATTGAAAGAGATATAAAATGGTTTATTACTAAGTATTATttcctgcattttgttttgtaacatgATATACAAATCGACCACTTCTGTAGTATAACCTGCAGTGTCAGTACTGAGTTCAGTTGAAGGGACAATACAACTAAACACTGTTACAACTAAGGACACAATGCCGTGTATATAGGGTATACAGCAAAAGCTAGTTTGCAGCCCCTGTCCCTGGTTAGGCTTTTAGattttagataaaaataaaataaaacaaaaaaaaaggtaaaaaaaaagaattaaaatctatttaaagaTATTTCACAAAGTTCTCACCATCACCCCTGATGTGGCAACGCATGTCCATACTGAACTCACAGATAACACACAGCACATATACAGAGAGTGTAAGTGCACACTGTAAGAGCACAGGTAGTTCCAATGATGGAGTAAACTGAAGGTACTCTTATCTACACAGCACTGTATGTCCATAGTTTCCATTTGAACCAGCGTGATGTGAGATCACATTATGAAACTGGGTTAAATAAACACTTGTAATGTAGACTTCCTGACGTGAGCAGGCAGCCCTGCCGTTGTACATATATATAACTTCAAGATGGGGAGGAGGTCAAGGGATCAGTGCAGGGGAATGACACAAATCCTCTGTCTCCGGAGCAGCTGAGGCCCTTCACACATTCCTCTGAGTGATGGCACCATCACTGGCCAATTAGTGGCTGCTGTCCAACAAGAGGACTCCTATCTGGAACTACTTCACTGGAATCATTTGTTTCAACTCATGAGGGTTGGTTCTGAGGTCGGGGCAGATCAGGAAACTAGGTTTCAGGGTgacactttaaaataataatggtgCCAGTGTATTTAACAGAGGCAAAAGTATCATGTTATATCCAAACATTCCTCTGTAATTGTGCCCCAGTTCTTCTGGAAATGTCCACTATACTGTATTTGGGTACATTTTCATAAAGGTCATTTGGGTAAAAGTGGTGATGGGCTCAAATTGTGAGTTCAAAAGAGTTGACAGATTAGTGAACATAAGAGAGATCAGGGGACAAGTAGGGAGTTGGCCCAGAATGTTTAAAAAGGATTAAATATTTGATCTCTATTAATCAgtgcacatttaaacaaattttactTCCTAGATTTTTTGGATTAAATGGTCCATGGTTAATGATGTGCTGGCCAGCCATTTCCAACGCAGCACTGCAAACTGGAAAAAGCTGTCAAACTGGACATTATGCTATACTCCTCATCTTCGGTACATTTCCtaggtatttttttttcagttattattTGTTTGCTAACACACTTAACTAAAAGGTTGATAACGGTAAACATCACCTGCACAACATCTTAGCATGTTACCAATCATCTTATTAGCATTTTGTTTAGAGCCTGACTACACCTGCTGCCTGACAGACCTTAACATGTTATTACATGACCTCTTCCAGATATTAAGCTACATTCTCATACAGTTTTTCCTCTGAGCAGTGAGCATTTGGCCACATTTGCTTCATACATGAAGGCTCATAATACGATTTGAGGGTTTTTCTTAGATAACCACTAGGTTGAAAGTGAGGTCTTCATGTCCAAGACAATTTCTTAGTCACCACTTTTGGCTGGCTTTGCTGTACTACTTCCTGTATAAGGGTTATTTTTATACTCATTTTAAGTGTACAGCtatacagaacaaacaaaaaatgccacatgcttcactgtagtCAACTAAGAATGAATGACTCTTTTCCTATCTGGGGAATGTGAGCCCACGCAGAATGTGGGAAGGAAATTCCACTGGGAGAAGATAACAAACATGGccagttttagttttgtctgtggCTGGTCGGCTGAGGGCAGCAGGTGAACTTCACAAAGGACCGGCTGCTTATGCAGGGCCCGCAGGTCTGGTTAGACTCCGTTCACCAACTCAAATTATCACTCATTTATACACTCGCTTTCCACAATAAGCTTCCTCGCTCCAATATGAGTGAAAGCAAACAAATCCAAGTCGCCACAGAGCGTTTTTGTACCTTGCCAAGGTTTACATTAGGGTTCTGCACATTGATAAGATCTTTCTGAAGCACTGATCTCAATATAGAAGGGAGCCTGTTCAAACAGAAGAGACACACATCATCCTTCATGTGACTCTTTTCAGGTgttttttaatcagcaaaaagaaaagcaaagccaTGTTTTACCATTTCTGATCTAGATGATACATCCACAAACTCAAGCCCAAGGTATGAAAAGTGGATGTGACATGTCTGGTGATTGTTATGGGTTCCACCTTTAAGTATATATAAAGTAAGCAGTCACGATATCATGCGCACCATCACTCAGAATGAGTAGTTTTCCCTCACTGGCCCTTTTTGGTGAACAGCAGCAATGCAGAAAATCAGATAAATGGATCAACTGTGGTGCCAACCCGGTCTTGGTATAAAAGGTATTTACTGCATCAGGGGTTCTGGTAATGACTTCTGCTGCTCATGACAGTGCTTTGTTTAATAGACTGTAAAAGAAAGCTCAAAGCTTTATGCTGTATGCTAAAGAACTGTGACCGTTTGCTTTGATCATTTCAAAGTGGTTGACCagtccctctctcttctcctaaCAGTGATTCGGGCTAAGGTGGTGGGCAAGAAGCTGCTGGGAGAAGGACCTTTTGCAACGATGCGCTACACAGTCAAGCAAATGAAGGTACAAACATTTGATAACTTGATAATTAatggtttagatttttttttattttaagatagTTTTCTAGCCCCAGCTACTGTAGCTTGACATAAATAAGGGAAACAGTGGAGAATGCAATCCTGCCAATACTTCTAGATCAAACCCaaacatttctgtctgtgtatgcatAACAAAGTTGTATTTGACAATTAGTTGTCAGTCAAACTGTGTGCTGCTCTCAAGCTTGATGAACCAGTGGTGATCAGTTCTGGCGATTTAGCGACTACATATAgcaagtattcagacccctctAGCGACTCTTTTCCAAAAAAGCTACTAGCCACTTTTTCTGGAGTTACAGCAGCCCCTTTCCAGCTGCAGGCAGAGCAGGAGCTGTTCGCCCCTCCACCGTGTCCAGagtgcaaatgaaatgaattgcGCGTGCACACAGCCACCACTGGTACCCATACCAGTAAGATGCTGGTACAATAGATACAATTGAACAAAATGCATAAAGACaaactaaatgcaaaaatacattcaaCCATATTTTTGTGATGTTTCAATGCAAAATGTGAGTTGGAGACACCTGCATTTTGTAAAGGTTCAGTTCAAAGttcaaaataatgcaaaattaaaaaaacaacatttttttgtatataataATCATTGATCAAGAAATGTCccacactgtacagtatttggCAGGAAGTATTTAGTCTTTCTGCCCTCTTAGCCATCATCTGATAGCAGTAGGAAAAGCGTTTGGGTTGGCCGGAAAGCcaatttttcttcttcccctATATTCTTACATAACGCTGCATATTTCTGACAGATGCTGACATCGGCCTGCTGCTCAGATTGGAGCCAGGCTGGAGGATTAGCGGGCTTACAGGCATTACAGCTCAACCAAACTCCTCACTTAGAGTGTAAACATTTCAACAGAATCATACGCTGAGACAGTGCAATCCCCGTTTGTAACAAAAGCATTAATGGCCTTCCGTTTATGAAGTACGCCATCACTATGTCATCTCTGTAAAGATTATCCTCTGGAATGAGACGTGACATTTTCACCCCTTtggttattaatttgttttactatCTGGTTTATCTaccaaacattgtttttttgtttttcttctgtggaCCGATAAAGATTTCCCTCTGAATTTCAACAAATCCTCTGAGACAAACATTGCTGGCTTTCCCAAACTTCCCCAGTTTTAGTCTTAAGTCACAGTATGTTCTGCTTCTCTTGGAGTGACGCATCTAAACAGAGATTTCCTGTTGTTTCCAGacaaataaattacatgaagaaaacacagcagttcTCAGGGCAAACCCTGACTTCCGGCTATGCATACCTGAGGTGAACGGAGGGAGCGGAGATCCACAGATTAGCAATAACCTTGGCAAAACAGTTCCAAAGAAGACGCATATTACACAAAGTAATATTGTTATCTGTGATTTAGTTATGGGCAGAATGTAATACTCCCTCTCCTGTGAGGCATTCTCTAAGGAATGTCGTCCGATAAAGTCAGCGACTGTTACCATTCCTGATGAAAGAAGGGGTGCGGTACCAGAGCGAGGGGTACAACATGACACTTTTACTTCTTTCAGctcttcattcattttttggTTCTTGTGTCTTGCAGATGTACAAAGGATTTGACAAGGTCCAGCATGTGCAGCACATTTACACAAGCTCCTCTGACAGTTTGTGTGGTGTCAAGTTTGACATCAACAAGTACCAGTACCTGATCACAGGTAAGCTGATGGTCTGACTAtctgttattttgtctttaccTGCCACTGAATGGATCGTATTTACTTGTTACTCAGCTTGTGGAAAGAGTTTTTACCATACTTTTGTAACATTAGCTGACTTTAGCTGAGAGAagaactaattaaaaaaacactaaaggaGGCTGTAGCATATGGTTGaatactccaaaaaaaaaaaataaaaaaatagctaGACGGTTACTGGAGATGATGTGCgtttaaagttaaatattcGAAAAAGAAAGCTGGTTTATTGTAGCTGCTACTTTTAGATCTGTGAagcaaaatgtgtcaaaacTGGATTCTAGTTGAATTGAAAAACCAGAGACAGAACACAACTCAGTCAGACAGATGCTGAATGTTTGTTCCTTCGTGAGTCTTGCTCACAGCATGGTGAGTGTCTGGTGTTAATCTATttcccctctcctcttctccccaAGGACATCTTCATTTGTCCTGTATGACACAATCTTTCCTCCTATTTATAACATGCCACTTCGCCACTGTGTAACAAGGTGGAGCAGGgacctttttttcatttccctcACTTTCCCACagcagaaagagcagaaagcagtttcctctctcgctctctcataACTTGTAATTATCAGCTAACAGGAATGACTGGTGTTTTCCAACAGAAGCATTTTATGAGTTGCTATTTCCAACAGGGGTGCAGTTTACTTTGGACTGTGTGGTACATGGCATATATAACTGTCACTGAGTCGCCACCTGTAAATACTGCAACTATACTCCACAGTGCAAACGAATCTGCTGGCGTTGCCAGGCAGCTGGGACTATGTTTATTCAGCCCGGGTGCGAGTAACATCACTGCATCTATAATAAGTCCTGCATATGATCAGGACCACTTTATGAGCAACCCAGGCCAGCAGGATACAAGCTGCTTGGGTCTCCTTTGATCAAGCCTTGAGTGTGCTGGCCCTGATAAGTATTTTAGGAACATGTCACACAGTCAACACTATGTAATAAGCCTACGAGTGACTCCAGTAATCCCGGTGTGGGGACGTGGGCTGAGCTTCAGGATCGCAGGGGGTCGATGAAGCATATTTGTGAGCTGTCAAATTCCCATGTGGGGACAGCACAGTGAAGGAGACATATGGTTACAAATCACGATGTTCCTGAGCACTTGTGGGCTGCCGCAGTGCACCTGTCTCAGGAGCCAGTAAGCCACAAACACTACAGCTCTAAAACTAGACTTCTACTGACCTTTGGATGTTTCAGAAATAGGGGTGTTGGTTTAATATGGGCTTACTGTATGGGATTGTCTTACCATAGACAATCATGTTGGATGCAGTGTGTTTATATTACTATACCATGTGTGggatttttaaatttgacaaaaaaaatgtaattgtttttttaccacCACTAACCATCGCATTGGAATTCCCCAAAATTCTGTTGGGCTGAATGCTCATAATAATTTCGATTTTCCACCCGCGCAATTATGGGGTCACCGCTAAAATTGGATCAATAGTTTTGAAGGTATTAAAGGTGCTCTGTATTTAGTGCAAATTAGCAAATATTAGCATgcactgtaaaactgtaaaagtcAAATGGGGAGCATTGTAAACATAACTCCCAAATGTCAGCATGTTAGCGTTGTCATTGGGAGCTCATTAGAATGCAGGCATTAGAGTTTATATTTAGTGCAGCCTCACACAGCCTCTAGCACGGCTGCAGACCATCAGGCCACCATCCAGTGTGACTCTTTTCAGGCGGCCCTCAGTGTAACAATCTGAATAATTTCCTTTAAAAAGGATTAGTTTTAGGATTTGTTGACATTTGAAACAAAAcgaaacaataaaacactttcAATGTTTTAAGTGAAACATCacgtcttttttttcccccaaagaCTAATGTAACTTCTAGATTCCACCTGTGACCCAATGTGTTGACCTATCTCCTCCATTCTTTTTGTCCTCAGGGCGTGTACACAATGACAAGGTCTACACTGGTCTGTGCAACTTCAACCAACCGTGGGAGCGTCTCTCATTGGCCCAAAAGAAAGGCTTCAACCATCGGTACCAGCttggctgcagctgcagggTGAGTGGAAAGCAACGACATCCACCCAGCTAAagcaaaaaagatttaaaaaaaaaaagaagaggcagAAGGAGGGTCAAGAGAAAGAGGATGGatcctcttttttaaaattaaaaccaaatgtgGTTGCATTGCTTCTTCACTTTCTATATTGAAGGCGGcacttatattatatattaaatatctctctacttcctgctgaaaatgcctccagatgacatcagtttgaggaaccttcagttcagaatATGTCATCTGGTTGCTCACACTAATACAGGGTCAAACTGCTTTTTCAGAGGCCcgtccagatgacataatctgaagtcctaatgataaaagaagtcctccaggtgatgttgaaaattggtgacgtTGCCCTTTAATGATAACATAATGTTGTATGAAATATGTTTCCATAGATGTACCTCTGTAAGTGAAGGGTCAAAAGTATTCAGATTAAATAATACTATTTGTTTGACTACTATAAGCTAAAAAATAGAAATCTAAGGACAAAGTAATTTCTCCTATAATAACTAGTTACATGGCTGTTATAAGGTGTTATAGAGAGTAAATTATGAGCTAATTTATCCATTTCAATTTTCACTATAATCCATAATGGATGTCCAACAGAGACCGAGAAAACAAGTTTTACCACTGGCAATGGGATTTATTAAGTAACAACTCTGGAATCAGCTCAAGTCTTCGTTCCTAGTTTTATGTGACTCAAACATCTAGTCTGCCGCTGTGCAGCTGCTGACCCGCCTGGTAAATGTCCTACTGTACAGCAATGTCCCAAACATCTGCTAACACCATCGGCCCCTATCAGTATAACTGGATTAGCAGAGGGACCCATTTGTTCCTAGTGCGAGCCAACGCCTGTAAACTGTGTTCAGTGTCGACATGGCAGCAGCCCAGAGGCATCCAGAGAAGGCCATCTATCAAGCAAGGCTTATGTATGTGAATCAGTAAGCGCAGGCAGGCATAAACATCATCACAGTTATTAAATGCACTCCACCACCCTCCCCATTCCTCCCCAAATGATGATTTACTGCACTGCAAAGTGTGTTGCGCCGGTTAGAAAATTATTCTCCACAGATCATTACAACCGTTCCGATTGGAAGTTATGTTGAACATCTCTGAGCCATTAAGGACAGACTATCCAGGTCTGAATAACAAAAACACGCAAAGACGAAAGTGTGCTCTCCAACTTGTTAATTGAAATTGCTGGCACATTCATTTCCACATAAGTGCAGCTATTTGCAGCTGCTCAGTTTTGCTGTCATGAATCCGTGTTTCCGTTTATAACCTCTCAGAGTAGTTCTGTGAATCTTCCTGCTagttcatactgtatattcatcTATGAAACTGCCTTTTGTGTGAGCATCTGGAATAGAGCCTCGGTGAAATGGAATAGAATTGTTAAGACACTGCAAAAACATCATTGCTTTAGGAAGATGGTTGACTTCAATAAACATTTCAGAGAAGAGTGTGCATTTGCTGGTTTTCCATTTAGTTATTTCAAAAGCCATCTTCCTACACCTGATCTATTTAATATGCTGCAGCCTCTGCCTTCAATACAGGATTGAAACCAAATGCTAAAAAGCCGCTGAGCAAAGTTAAGATTTCAGATTTGGTAGTTTTCACTAAATACATATTCATTTACAAATGAAGGCACTTCCTTTCTTGAATGAGCAACTCTCTTTTCTCTCGTacaattttgatatttttttcatatgatAATGACTCATTAAGCTACTTCTACTGTGGCCTTTGACTTATAGAGTCATTATTGTGAGTTGTGAAGTCgaagcctcactcaaaaacttCTCTGCCTCACTGCGAGTCTGACTTCACTGAAGAGGTTGACAGCATCCCTCTGCAAGATGTGTGTTGGAGCATCATTCTACTTTGTAAAATTCTTACAAAACAGTTACATGCTGTAGCTTTACAATATCTTGTATAGAGAGCAGATGCaaaagcaaaggaagggcgggtCTTCCTGAATTTATTTGGGTATAAAATAGGAGGGGAAAGgtcattaattaattttaaaacacagtgaGTCTATTTAAGTCTCTATTTGTTAACACACCACTTTTTTCCTGCTTCATGGATAAATATTTggtttcttctgtctttttagATTAAGGCCTGTTACCACCTTCCCTGCATGGTGACCTCAAAGAACGATTGCCTATGGACAGACATGCTGTCCCACTTTGGCACTTCTGGCTACCAGTTCCGACACTACGCATGCATCCAGCAGAAGGAGGGCTACTGCAGCTGGTACCGGGGTATTTCAAGCCGTGACAAAACCTTCATCAACACCACCGAACCCTAAACCCAAATACGCCCTGCCCAAAATCTGCTGTTGCCTCCCTGACTCCATCTCTTCCCTGAACCCAACTAGAGTATTGCAGGACTCTTAAAGCTCACTGGCCTGGGTGACCAACCATTTAAGGGGCAAAAAACTCCATTACAGTGCCTGTTTTGTAGCAATTCTGATAGAAAACAATATCTTTTCTGTTGTATAGGCTGCCCATTTGAATTGTTTAATGTGTTTCCCCACACAGCTCTCTAGGGTTCAATGGGGATATAAAGGccacaaatatacatatatatatataaggcTAATAAGAAGTGTGACACCTATTTGTGACATACAGTTAGCCTACTACTAGCATACTTATGTGTTTGTTGTGCACTAGGGCAGTGTCAATTTT from Channa argus isolate prfri chromosome 21, Channa argus male v1.0, whole genome shotgun sequence carries:
- the LOC137106530 gene encoding metalloproteinase inhibitor 3 — its product is MQLVHQHLISLLFVFSSLHVNQLTEGCSCALSHPQDQFCHSDIVIRAKVVGKKLLGEGPFATMRYTVKQMKMYKGFDKVQHVQHIYTSSSDSLCGVKFDINKYQYLITGRVHNDKVYTGLCNFNQPWERLSLAQKKGFNHRYQLGCSCRIKACYHLPCMVTSKNDCLWTDMLSHFGTSGYQFRHYACIQQKEGYCSWYRGISSRDKTFINTTEP